The Desulfurococcaceae archaeon DNA window TCTCGAAGAAGAGGACGGCCGAGGTTATGGCGAAGGCAAGGTTCGAGTATGAGCTTCATAGTTAACGGGTCAAGCAATGACGGGCATTCAGCTGATAGCATATTCGGCGAGCGTAACCTTACTGGTTTTATCCAACTACGTGGATAAAGGCGTGTACTACAGGGTTCTAGGCAAGCTCGTAGGCTACGTGCTACTCATCTGCACAGTTATACTTCTCTACCAGTTTGGGTTAGTAGATAGCTTTTCCTTGTCGCTGGGGCTCTCATTCACTTTAATCTCCTTCCTCATATCCGTCTACACGCTGTTCTACAGAGAAGCTCACCACTACCCAAAGCACCTAGAAACACTCATCGACCTGTTCCTGGTCTTCATCATTTCGGCATACATCGCGCCGAGCTTCATACTCATGATAGTAGCGTGGACTTCCGGCGAGATACTGGGATATGTCTTGATAAAACTCGGAGAAGAGCACTCGAGCGAAGGACCTTTAACGTCCTCTAGAGGGTTCATTTTCGCATCTACGTTAACGTATGAGATATCTGTCTTCACGCTAATAACCTTAAGCATCATCTTCACCACGGCGGGAATAGGCCTTTATGAGTTAATGAAGCCCTTCACCCAGCAATTAGCAGTAGTAGCTATACCCGTCATCATCATACCGCTACTAGTGGTGGGCTTTATAACGAAAACAGCTAACATACCGTTGCACTTCTGGCTACCGAGCGCGCACTCAAGCGCCCCTTCCCCCGCATCCGCCACCCTAAGCGGCCTAATGGTTTCGCTAGGATACTACGGGCTGTACAGGGTGATCAGCGTCGTGGACATAGACGCGTACAGGGCGCCCATATCATGGTTCTTCGTACTGGTGGGTTTCCTGTCCATAATGTATGGAGGCTTCCAGGCCTTAGCTCAGAGAGATGTAAAGAAGCTTCTAGCGTACATGACGATAGCTACGAACGGGTTCATTAGCGTGGTGTTCGGGCTCTATGTAATGCGCCCACTAGATATAACGAAATGGACGCTCGTCATTGGCATGGTGATGCACGCCGCGTACAAAGCAACGCTATTTTGCGAATCCGGCCTCATAGAAGTGGTCTACGGTACTAGGTATGTTCATGGAATTAGGGGGTTTGCCAGAATCGCATCGCTATCAACGATGGGTAGCATACTCGCTATCCTGTCGCTACTAGGCGTGCCTGGCACGCTCGGATTCATAGCTAAACTCCTAGCCGTCTACAACTCTATATTAATCGTCGGCACGGACTCGGCGATGTCGGTTACCTCGTTGCTAGCATTTCTAGCTTACATAATCATCTCCGCTCTAGCAGCTTTAAAGTACGCTAGAATATACTATGATGGTGCCTCGTCGAGAGTTAAAGCCCTGGTAGAGAAGCTTGATTGGGGATTGCAAGCACCGGTGCTGGTTCTGGGATTGCTTAACGTCCTCCTTTGTGTCCTCGTAGTTGCGTTCCTCACCCAGGAGTATGGGTACATCCTCGCACTAATAACCCCGCTTCCAATAATTACCATGTACCTCGCACATGCACAGTTCAGAATTACCAGTACACGGTGAGAGCGTGATCGACGCGTTCCTAACGAAACTACTGTACACGTTGTCCATATTCACGATCGCCACGCTGGCTTCGATAGTCGTTGACACGCATCCTAGGTTGAGCACGATCCTAAGAGTAGTGGGCTTCCTCGGGATACCTGTAGTATTTCTAGTAACGGGCCTCATAGAGCTCCAAGATTACCAGCTACTGCTCGTACTGGTAACCGGCATCGTGGCCATCGGCATAAGCCTTCACAGCGAGGGATACTACAAAGTCATCTACGGGCTTACAAGGTATTTTCAGGTAGCAATAAACCTCATACTGGCATCCCTGATCCTGCTGTTCTCGAGCACCCTCTTCGCAGAGCTGATCGTATACTGGTTCTTCATAGACATAATAGTAGCCTTCGTGGCCATAACGATGGAATACGGCGTAGAGAACCTGTCCGTGGCGGCAACGTACGTAGCGATGTGCGTAGCCCCCAGCGACATCGCCTTACTGACAATGTGGGCCACGCTTGTTGGCAAGGTTGGTCTCTACGAATCCCTATTACTGGCTTTAAATAAGCCAGTAGCAGAACCCGTGAACCTGGATCCCCTGCTTTCTACCATCGTACTTTTCGGCTTCGCAGTGAAGCTGGGGCAGTTTCCGCTACATTCCTGGCCACCGGTCGTGTATGGTAGGGCGCCGAGCCATATCTCTGCGATATTAAGTGGGTTAGTGAGCAAGATGGGAGTGTACGCTTACTTCACGGCTAGCCAACTCTTCGTAATAAACCCAGTGGCGTTCTACTTCATTCTCGTACAGGGCATAATCTCCACTATTTACGGCTCTTTTGGAGCGGTATTGCAATCTAACATTAAGCTGATTTTAGCGTATAGTTCAGTGAGTTATGGGGGGATCCTCACAGTGCTGTACGCTACGATGATGATTCTGGGATCGGCCCTTTTACGGGCCCTTATGCTGGTAGTTGTGGTTTTCCACGCATTAACAAAAGCACTGGCGTTTATCAACGCAGGTCTCATATACCAGCTCACGAACACGTATGACTTATCCAAACTCGGCCACTTGTTCTATGTGTCTAAAGAGGCTTGCTTCTCCGCGTTCACCGTGCTACTGAACTTCACAGGCGTGCCTCCATCAATAGGCTTTGTAACCAAGGTGCTATTAATTGCCACGAGCGTGCTCATAGCGCGCGAGAACATGCTAGGACTGATCGTAGCTGTGACGTTTACGCTAGCGGCAGTGCTTTCAATAATTTACGGAGCCAAATACATTGGCGCGTACATCTCAACCCTACCGAAGGCTCCCCCGAGAATAATACCAATACCGGACATAGAAGTGAAGGCCGAAAACTACCTAAGCGCCGCATTACTCTTAGCACCGGTAGTACTAATAGCTTACATCAGTGGATTTTCGCATGGATACCTATTAGGAGCTGTAATGATGCCAGCGTACATCGCCACTCTCATCACGTACATTTACGCATTTACGCGCGTTTACTCCAAAATTCGTATTCCAGAAGACGTTAAATACTGGTTGTCAGGTGTAGAGTCGTGAGTTATACAAAATCAAGCGCCCTTAGATGGTTCGAGACGCTGTTAGAGGATGCTAAGAGAAGGATGCAAATTACGGGTAGAAAGCTTTCTCTAAGTAGAGTACTAGAAAGCGCGATGAGACTGGGCGACGTTGTATTTCCCAAAATAGTGTACTTGACCAGCAAGCTCGCAGAAGCCGTGGGAAAACTCCAGATCACCATGATAGAGTCGATGATCACCGCGTCAATATGGTACGGGTTGATACTACTCGTCCTAGTTACGCTGGTAATACTCACTGCTAGGTGAAGCGTGTGGAGCCCCTCTCCATGCTGTGCACGGCTATCACATTACTTGCAGGGACGTCTTTACCGGTATTCCTCGATGGCCTGGAGCGAAAGTTAAAAGCAGCATTACAAAGCAGGATAGGCCCTCCTATAACTCAAACACTATACGACCTCTTAAAGTTAATGATAAAGGAGTCTAAGCAAGTTCACACCGTACCTTACATTATACTCTACTTCACTTCGTTTATTTCGTGCGCCCTCACATCGATGTTTCTGATAACGCTGTACACCATTACATGGGATTTCATGCTATTCGCCCTCGCACTTTCACTTCTAATGGTCTCGTTAACGGCATTAACGCTAATACCGCTACTCATACCGAACCCCTTCAGCTACATTGGTGGGATGAGGGAAGTCGTACTTTCACTTGTAAACGAGTCAGCGTTTGTAGCCTCAGTGGCAATTTACATAGTCTCGCTTCACTTCAAAGCAGGTTTCAGCACGCCTTCGACACCGCACCTGCTTGTCGTAACGATCCCCGCGCTTGCGATAATGTTTACTTCTGGATACGCCCTCACGGGGAGGCCACCTTTTGATATTGCCGAGGCGGAGCCGGAACTCGCCTCGGGTGTTCTCGTGGAGTTTAGTGGGGCCTTGCTAGCACTATATCTCTACTCGAATTTACTTAAGAGGTTCCTCGTGAAGCTATTCGTTGCCACCATGCTCGTTACGCTTATAGCAGGTAATGGAGTCCTCTCAGTAGTTTTGACGTGCTTAATAACGATTACGTTATGGATACTGTTCACCGTGATCTCGGTAACGCTGGGCAGGTCGAGGGTAGACCTCGCACCGAGAACGCTCGCGAAATATTATATAGGGCTATTCATTATACCTATAGCAGGGTTAGTGGTGCTTGCTTATGGATAAGAAACTCGAAGCCTTAAATAAGTATACCTTACTAGCCAGGTCATATGGAGGATCTATCCTAGTGGAGGACAACACGGTCTACATCAACGCGCCGAGAGAACACCTAGTAGACCTCGCATCAAAGCTCTTCAACGACTTCACGTGTAGTTTTAGAACGTGCATAGGCATAGACGAGCGCCCGCTTAATGGGCATTTTTCAGTAACGCACGTGTTTACAGACGATAGGAACTCCCTTTACGTACTTTTAAAGACCTATGCCGAGGCCGAAGCCCCCCGGATACCAAGCATAACGAACGTCGTGCCTGCAGCTGATTGGTGTGAAATGGAGGCCCACGATCTGCTTGGCATAGAGTTCGTTGGCAGGGATCACTACAGGTTGGTTCTACCGCCCGAGTGGCCTGAAGGGGTATACCCGTTGAGGAAAGACGTACCGTACGACTATAGGCCGCGAGTTAGAGGTGTAAGTGAAAGGCTTTCGATGTCTACCGAACTAGGTGTAATACCCATAGGACCATATCACCCGGCTCTTCACGAACCCGAATACTTCGAGCTGTACGTTGAAGGAGAACGCGTCGTCGACCTAAAGTACAGGGGTTTCCACGTTCACCGCGGTATAGAGAAGCTTGCGGAGTCCCGTATGAACTACCAGCAAATAAACTTCCTCGCAGAGAGGATATGCGGTATATGCGGATTTGAGCACAGCACATGCTACGCGCTCGCGGTGGAAAAGGCTGCGAAGCTGGAGGTTCCCGAAAGGGCACAGTATATTAGAAGCATAGTCTTAGAGGTTGAGAGGATCCACAGCCACCTTCTCTGGCTTGGAGTAGCGTTCCACTTCGTAGGATACGATGCAGGCTTCATGCATACATGGCGTATTAGAGAAAAGATAATGTATCTCGCGGAGCTTCTAACAGGTAGCAGGAAGACGTATGGAATTAACCTGGTTGGGGGTGTTAGAAAGGACATTAACGAGGAGAAAAAGCAGAAAACACTCGAAGTGCTTAGAGAAGTCTCAAGCGAGTTCAAGCAGCTCGTCGAGGTTGCAATTAATGTACCCCAGGTTAGAAGAAGGCTCGTTGGGACCGGTACATTACCGAAGGAGTACGCGGTAAAACTCTCCGTTGAGGGGCCCGTCGCGAGAGCCTCAGGCATAGATAAAGATGCCAGAAGAGACCTGCCTTACGCAGCCTACAAGTATGCATCTTTTAAGGTGCCTGTCTACGGCGAAGGTGATAACATGGCAAGGGCCCTTGTCAGAGTAGAGGAGATCCTCGAATCCATATCTATAATTGAACAGTTACTTGATAAGATACCTAAAGGGCCAATCATGCTCGAAGACTTCGAGATACCTGAAGGAAGAATCGGCGTACAAGTGGTAGAGGCCCCACGTGGCGGCGATGTGCACTTCGTCATGACAGGGCGTGGTAGACCATATAGGTGGAGAGTTCGCGCCCCCACGTACAGTAACATACCGGCATTGAAGATCATGCTCAAAGACCAGCCGTTGGCAGACGCGCCTCTGACCATTGCGAGCATAGACCCGTGCTTTTCCTGTACGGATAGGGTGATAGTAGTAAGATCTGACGGAAGGATTGAACGGCTAGGCTGAAAGGTGATGGCCACGTGAGCTCGTTGAAGAGGGTCTTTAAGCCCGTAGAACTAATCGTGATCGCGGGTAAGACGGGGCGTGTAACCATAAAATACCCGTTTGAAGGGCCACTGATATCGCAGGAGTTTCGAGGACTCATAGTGATTAGTCCTGAGAAGTGTATTGGTTGCGGAGCTTGCGTAAACGCCTGCCCGCCTAATGCC harbors:
- a CDS encoding NADH-quinone oxidoreductase subunit H yields the protein MEPLSMLCTAITLLAGTSLPVFLDGLERKLKAALQSRIGPPITQTLYDLLKLMIKESKQVHTVPYIILYFTSFISCALTSMFLITLYTITWDFMLFALALSLLMVSLTALTLIPLLIPNPFSYIGGMREVVLSLVNESAFVASVAIYIVSLHFKAGFSTPSTPHLLVVTIPALAIMFTSGYALTGRPPFDIAEAEPELASGVLVEFSGALLALYLYSNLLKRFLVKLFVATMLVTLIAGNGVLSVVLTCLITITLWILFTVISVTLGRSRVDLAPRTLAKYYIGLFIIPIAGLVVLAYG
- a CDS encoding NADH-quinone oxidoreductase subunit C, yielding MDKKLEALNKYTLLARSYGGSILVEDNTVYINAPREHLVDLASKLFNDFTCSFRTCIGIDERPLNGHFSVTHVFTDDRNSLYVLLKTYAEAEAPRIPSITNVVPAADWCEMEAHDLLGIEFVGRDHYRLVLPPEWPEGVYPLRKDVPYDYRPRVRGVSERLSMSTELGVIPIGPYHPALHEPEYFELYVEGERVVDLKYRGFHVHRGIEKLAESRMNYQQINFLAERICGICGFEHSTCYALAVEKAAKLEVPERAQYIRSIVLEVERIHSHLLWLGVAFHFVGYDAGFMHTWRIREKIMYLAELLTGSRKTYGINLVGGVRKDINEEKKQKTLEVLREVSSEFKQLVEVAINVPQVRRRLVGTGTLPKEYAVKLSVEGPVARASGIDKDARRDLPYAAYKYASFKVPVYGEGDNMARALVRVEEILESISIIEQLLDKIPKGPIMLEDFEIPEGRIGVQVVEAPRGGDVHFVMTGRGRPYRWRVRAPTYSNIPALKIMLKDQPLADAPLTIASIDPCFSCTDRVIVVRSDGRIERLG
- a CDS encoding proton-conducting transporter membrane subunit gives rise to the protein MTGIQLIAYSASVTLLVLSNYVDKGVYYRVLGKLVGYVLLICTVILLYQFGLVDSFSLSLGLSFTLISFLISVYTLFYREAHHYPKHLETLIDLFLVFIISAYIAPSFILMIVAWTSGEILGYVLIKLGEEHSSEGPLTSSRGFIFASTLTYEISVFTLITLSIIFTTAGIGLYELMKPFTQQLAVVAIPVIIIPLLVVGFITKTANIPLHFWLPSAHSSAPSPASATLSGLMVSLGYYGLYRVISVVDIDAYRAPISWFFVLVGFLSIMYGGFQALAQRDVKKLLAYMTIATNGFISVVFGLYVMRPLDITKWTLVIGMVMHAAYKATLFCESGLIEVVYGTRYVHGIRGFARIASLSTMGSILAILSLLGVPGTLGFIAKLLAVYNSILIVGTDSAMSVTSLLAFLAYIIISALAALKYARIYYDGASSRVKALVEKLDWGLQAPVLVLGLLNVLLCVLVVAFLTQEYGYILALITPLPIITMYLAHAQFRITSTR
- a CDS encoding proton-conducting transporter membrane subunit, whose amino-acid sequence is MIDAFLTKLLYTLSIFTIATLASIVVDTHPRLSTILRVVGFLGIPVVFLVTGLIELQDYQLLLVLVTGIVAIGISLHSEGYYKVIYGLTRYFQVAINLILASLILLFSSTLFAELIVYWFFIDIIVAFVAITMEYGVENLSVAATYVAMCVAPSDIALLTMWATLVGKVGLYESLLLALNKPVAEPVNLDPLLSTIVLFGFAVKLGQFPLHSWPPVVYGRAPSHISAILSGLVSKMGVYAYFTASQLFVINPVAFYFILVQGIISTIYGSFGAVLQSNIKLILAYSSVSYGGILTVLYATMMILGSALLRALMLVVVVFHALTKALAFINAGLIYQLTNTYDLSKLGHLFYVSKEACFSAFTVLLNFTGVPPSIGFVTKVLLIATSVLIARENMLGLIVAVTFTLAAVLSIIYGAKYIGAYISTLPKAPPRIIPIPDIEVKAENYLSAALLLAPVVLIAYISGFSHGYLLGAVMMPAYIATLITYIYAFTRVYSKIRIPEDVKYWLSGVES